The following coding sequences are from one Gadus morhua chromosome 10, gadMor3.0, whole genome shotgun sequence window:
- the LOC115552917 gene encoding F-BAR and double SH3 domains protein 1, with translation MQPPPRKVKESQQVKQVFSEQLGKLHTKQQLDTELLEEMRCFGKQRAAIEKDYGQTLQRLAAQYQKRDWQRGKTDAVTFGSVFGIWRSVLDASAKSAVARLAAAEEYRSLLGETSRNLRCAKEVRAKRGLELLQRVQVEVVEAIRELNRIKKRYHQLDHIADAAREKAAEAQARARKSDHRIFHFRTGLQKMSAKLSSRLEECDDRLHEVRNEYLLSLAAVNAHLHHYYTVQLPHIMERMDGDVYDQLRGHFNLLCNTEMSVCLATHTEYSRILDSAAKVTSERSVQHILQEGLSSGAPLRLAFQPTVSDVVNGLQEVCGSGGESGLNKEARKWASKVAKDYKIISHGTRALQSLESRVQLLPKETGLSVEQRMLEVEETIRKAKVSRVRAEARLALLEERGVGVEQWLGPALRQAHEELEGERTLSEQRHSTGGGSEEEFDLTDLEDFEEEDGDIFVDLSSASVVCLYPAACRVVYDYQASQSDELSIMEGEELQVIEEGDVEDWLKVCNSCGQVGYVPERYVQFLCLPTEDSVQLDCSFSSCFSIGNIRSGPSSGMARALYTYQAQSAEELSFQEGALIRLLRCGQGEVDDGFWEGELGGRVGVFPSLVVELLSEDGGDEDEDEDETPPTPTSSPPGPSYSPPPPVSHPSLAPAGPYPQPRTHPPLVSTLSRGQGVRIHTLDTEPQRTTDSPAEAAGGPHASPGRFRPCRAPPPPPTQRVSPQP, from the exons ATGCAGCCACCGCCGAGGAAG GTGAAGGAAAGCCAGCAGGTGAAGCAGGTGTTCTCAGAGCAACTGGGGAAACTGcacaccaaacagcagctggaCACTGAACTGCTGGAAGAGATGAG GTGTTTCGGTAAACAAAGAGCAGCTATAGAGAAAGACTATGGGCAG ACTCTGCAACGCTTGGCTGCTCAGTACCAGAAGAGAGACTGGCAGAGAGGAAAGACTGATGCAGTTACGTTTGG CAGTGTGTTCGGTATTTGGCGGTCCGTTCTAGACGCCAGTGCTAAAAGTGCCGTAGCGCGATTGGCCGCAGCAGAAGAGTACCGCTCGCTCCTAGGAGAAACGTCAAGGAACCTTCGCTGTGCAAAGGAAGTTCGAGCTAAGAGG GGCTTGGAGCTGCTCCAGAGGGTTcaagtggaggtggtggaggcgatACGGGAGCTGAACCGGATCAAGAAGAGGTACCACCAGCTGGACCACATCGCAGACGCAGCCCGAGAAAAGGCCGCCGAGGCACAGGCCAG GGCCCGGAAGAGTGACCATAGAATCTTCCACTTCAGAACAGGACTACAGAAAATGAGCGCCAAG CTCAGTTCCAGGTTAGAAGAGTGTGACGACCGTTTGCATGAAGTTCGGAATGAATATCTGCTCTCCCTGGCCGCTGTGAACGCTCACCTGCACCACTACTACACTGTTCAGCTGCCACACATCATGGag CGTATGGACGGGGACGTTTATGACCAGCTGAGGGGCCATTTCAACCTGCTCTGCAACACGGAGATGAGCGTGTGCCTCGCCACACACACGGAGTACAGCCGAATCCTGGACTCTGCCGccaag GTGACCAGCGAGCGCAGTGTTCAGCACATTCTGCAGGAAGGGCTGTCCTCCGGCGCCCCCCTGCGCCTGGCCTTCCAACCGACCGTCAGCGACGTG gtgaATGGACTCCAGGAGGTCTGTGGCTCCGGGGGGGAAAGCGGTCTGAACAAGGAAGCCAGGAAATGGGCCAGCAAGGTGGCTAAAgactacaagatcatcagccaTGGAACAAGG gcccTGCAGAGCCTAGAGAGCAGGGTGCAGCTCTTACCGAAGGAGACGGGGCTCAGTGTGGAGCAGAGgatgctggaggtggaggagactaTCAGGAAGGCCAAG GTGAGCCGGGTGAGGGCGGAGGCGCGGCTGGCTCTGCTGGAGGAGcgcggggtgggggtggagcagTGGCTGGGCCCCGCCCTCAGGCAGGCCCacgaggagctggagggggagaggacgcTCAGCGAGCAGAGGCACTCCACTGGGGGCGGCTCG gaggaggagtttgACCTGACTGACTTGGAGGACTTTGAAGAGGAAGACGGAGACATCTTTGTGGATCTGTCCTCTGCGTCTGTAGTCTGTCTGTACCCAGCAGCATGCAGAGTGGTGTATGACTACCAG GCTAGCCAGTCAGATGAGCTGTCCATCATGGAAGGGGAGGAGCTCCAGGTGATCGAAGAAGGTGACGTGGAGGACTGGCTGAAG GTGTGTAACTCGTGCGGTCAGGTGGGCTACGTCCCGGAGCGCTACGTGCAGTTCCTGTGTCTGCCAACAGAGGACTCTGTGCAGCTGGACTGTTCCTTCAGCTCCTGTTTCTCTATCGGGAACATCAGAAGTGGGCCTAGTTCAG GGATGGCCAGAGCGTTGTACACCTACCAGGCCCAGAGTGCAGAGGAGCTGTCCTTCCAGGAGGGGGCGCTGATCCGCCTGCTGCGCTGTGGACAGGGAGAG GTGGATGATGGCTTCTGGGAGGGGGAGCTGGGCGGCCGAGTGGGCGTGTTCCCCTCCCTGGTGGTAGAGCTGCTGTCAGAAGACGGgggggacgaggacgaggacgaggacgag ACTCCGCCCACCCCGACCAGCTCCCCTCCGGGCCCCtcctactccccccctcccccggtctctcacccctctctggCCCCGGCCGGCCCGTACCCCCAGCCCCGGACGCACCCCCCTCTCGTCTCTACCCTGtccaggggtcagggggtccGAATACACACCCTCGATACAGAGCCCCAACGGACTACTGATAGCcccgcag AAGCAGCAGGCGGTCCCCACGCCTCTCCTGGGAGATTCAGACCA tgtcgagcgccacctccacctcctacccAGAGGGTATCTCCACAGCCCTAA
- the rell2 gene encoding RELT-like protein 2, translated as MSDLDALAVGEPPPPYMIFLVVFLFFVTGLLGFLVCHTLKKRGYRCRTWETDEEEEEEEEDKEKEKEGKKEEVSAEDDDEDNQDTVEQILKCIIENEANMEAFKEMLGNQNVCALHDPRLLRKESLGGIPPHHHTVHSGSDRNSCHLCAQGRVKKGRRRSRTPKPKKPGEQTVFSVGRFRVIHTDKKLQGSPNPMADSGDQLNQSQDSKDPKDGAEDPKEGGFNLRNMFKDVKQPAESSNGAVPNAGKRRKSLTIFGLGRRGSDPAGMKTASLPGGRVLGGLREGGVKFSKQAPVVFEEQLPTCPETDSVTEVPYSVPLKGITEAGSLSPRGLEPPDGLTTESSVGAAAQETPVPSSLAIPTSLPTRRTLQSPSPGTAREEKKSAEVYSPGPQQTSTPIAPGFGVASGLTSSAAAPQRTASSSEGLLPSGTLPSPYSISSLDADPGIGGSLASMTLGLSPTSLFPVQTTSPASLRTPTSSAVFAQSLTPPPHDSRNAPTEPVKAPSASPALKHSPQLTSVLSRSNQSPTTTLSLGRIPSPLLARTPSPALTLTTNASAMSPSPTPSAVLSPGSSQTSPRDALPHVRGRFTSVASSASEPDQLPCASAGDVHSASLASPSAQLGKDGPSSRPVSPGQSRSPSLPQEGRMSSVSNVKASPDRKREFSVVTMLEEEEPSILTTKEENGETSDLKKDLEKVDISPTVTKTGYASVSGSVQTTTLDKELSTVLVVPSVSQGIDDIVEMKDLQEVVQDDN; from the exons ATGAGCGACCTGGACGCCTTGGCGGtcggggagcccccccccccctacatgaTCTTCCTGGTGgtcttcctcttcttcgtcACGGGGCTGCTGGGCTTCCTGGTGTGTCACACGCTTAAGAAGAGAGGCTACCGCTGCCGCACCTGGGAAacggacgaagaggaggaggaggaggaggaggacaaggagaaggagaaggaggggaagaaggaggaagTCAGTGCAGAAG ATGATGACGAAGACAACCAGGACACAGTGGAGCAAATCctcaaatgtattattgaaaATGAAG CCAACATGGAGGCCTTTAAGGAGATGCTGGGGAACCAGAACGTGTGTGCTCTCCACGACCCCAG GTTACTGCGGAAGGAGTCCCTCGGCGGCATCCCGCCCCACCACCACACGGTGCATTCTGGGAGCGACCGGAACTCGTGTCACCTGTGTGCTCAGGGCCGCGTGAAGAAGGGCCGGCGCCGCAGCCGCACCCCCAAGCCCAAGAAACCCGGGGAGCAGACGGTGTTCTCCGTCGGCAG ATTCCGGGTGATCCACACGGACAAGAAGCTCCAAGGAAGCCCTAATCCAATGGCCGACTCCGGAGACCAACTGAATCAATCGCAAGACAGCAAGGATCCAAAGGACGGCGCTGAGGACCCCAAGGAAGGGGGCTTCAACCTGAGGAACATGTTCAAGGATGTCAAGCAACCCGCGGAGAGCTCCAACGGGGCCGTCCCAAACGCGGGCAAACGCAGGAAGAGCCTGACCATATTCGGCCTGGGGAGGCGAGGAAGTGACCCGGCGGGGATGAAGACGGCGTCCCTTCCTGGGGGACGGGTTTTAGGAGGTCTGAGGGAGGGCGGTGTGAAGTTCTCGAAGCAGGCGCCCGTAGTGTTTGAGGAACAGCTGCCGACTTGCCCGGAAACTGACTCGGTGACAGAGGTCCCTTACTCCGTGCCCCTGAAGGGTATCACTGAGGCTGGCTCTCTGAGCCCCCGCGGCCTCGAGCCTCCGGACGGGCTGACGACAGAATCCTCAGTGGGTGCTGCGGCTCAAGAGACCCCCGTCCCCAGCTCCTTAGCCATTCCCACCTCTCTCCCAACCCGACGAACATTACAAAGCCCTTCCCCCGGGACGgcaagggaggagaagaagtcGGCGGAGGTGTACTCACCTGGGCCACAACAGACCTCGACACCCATAGCCCCCGGCTTTGGAGTTGCTTCCGGGCTGACgtcttctgctgctgcccctcaGCGTACGGCCTCTTCCAGTGAAGGTCTTCTACCCAGCGGTACTCTACCCAGCCCCTACTCGATATCCAGCCTGGACGCAGATCCGGGCATCGGAGGGAGCCTAGCCTCGATGACTCTTGGCTTGTCTCCTACCTCACTCTTCCCAGTCCAAACCACGTCCCCGGCGTCGCTGAGAACGCCTACCTCAAGTGCAGTGTTCGCACAGAGCCTTACACCGCCACCACATGACTCAAGAAACGCCCCTACGGAGCCAGTCAAagctccctcagcctcccctgCTTTGAAGCATAGCCCTCAACTGACCTCCGTCTTGAGTAGGTCTAACCAATCTCCTACCACTACTTTAAGCCTTGGTAGGATCCCTAGCCCATTACTAGCCCGCACCCCTTCTCCTGCACTCACCCTGACCACAAACGCCAGTGCCATGTCCCCCTCTCCAACCCCTTCTGCTGTCCTCTCTCCGGGATCGTCCCAGACCTCACCACGTGACGCTTTGCCTCATGTTAGAGGAAGGTTCACTAGTGTGGCCTCTTCAGCCTCGGAACCCGACCAGCTCCCATGTGCATCCGCAGGAGATGTTCACAGTGCTTCTCTGGCTTCCCCTTCTGCCCAGCTGGGTAAGGACGGACCGAGCAGTCGACCCGTGTCTCCAGGGCAGTCACGCTCCCCGTCCTTGCCCCAAGAGGGAAGAATGAGTAGTGTGTCCAATGTCAAAGCTAGCCCAGATAGAAAAAGGGAATTTTCTGTGGTGACTatgctggaggaggaagagccttCTATTTTGACAACAAAAGAAGAGAACGGAGAGACTTCTGACCTTAAGAAGGACTTGGAAAAAGTTGATATTAGTCCAACTGTCACTAAGACAGGATACGCTTCAGTTTCAGGGTCTGTACAAACTACGACGCTGGACAAAGAGCTTTCTACAGTGCTTGTAGTGCCATCGGTGAGCCAAGGAATTGATGACATTGTAGAGATGAAAGATCTACAAGAGGTTGTACAGGATGATAACTAA